From a single Silene latifolia isolate original U9 population chromosome 6, ASM4854445v1, whole genome shotgun sequence genomic region:
- the LOC141588395 gene encoding uncharacterized protein LOC141588395, whose amino-acid sequence MFGGLLKNDHLWIRWVNYVYMKNTSWTDYIAPSDCSWSWKKIVLIMSFFKQAYVNHKWLNSSNQYTVKAGYDWLRGSHPKVTWYYVCWNRLNLPKFSFICWEFMHKRLPTRDRLIRMGCAIDPVCSTCCQADETHSHLVCECPYAIECFRLLHCRLHTDLRVHELIHWFSTVRRISKFQKRFIGACHVALIYWLWRVRNEAKMNAVVRRHEVLVLQILHDIKARVLALNTAPLLPRDYTWLQNL is encoded by the coding sequence ATGTTTGGTGGCTTGCTAAAAAATGATCATCTTTGGATACGTTGGGTGAATTATGTTTATATGAAAAACACTTCTTGGACTGACTACATAGCTCCTTCTGACTGTAGTTGGTCTTGGAAGAAGATTGTTCTTATTATGTCCTTTTTCAAGCAAGCCTATGTCAATCACAAATGGTTAAATTCTTCTAATCAGTACACTGTTAAAGCTGGGTATGACTGGCTTAGAGGTTCTCATCCTAAGGTTACTTGGTACTATGTCTGTTGGAATCGACTTAATTTGCCAAAGTTCTCGTTTATCTGCTGGGAGTTTATGCATAAACGCCTGCCTACCAGAGATAGACTGATTAGAATGGGGTGTGCTATTGATCCAGTATGTTCAACTTGCTGTCAAGCTGATGAGACCCACTCCCATCTTGTATGTGAATGCCCCTATGCAATAGAGTGTTTCAGACTCCTTCATTGCAGGTTGCATACTGATCTTAGAGTGCATGAGCTAATTCACTGGTTTTCTACTGTACGAAGGATCTCTAAATTCCAGAAGAGATTTATTGGTGCGTGTCATGTGGCTCTTATTTACTGGCTTTGGAGAGTTAGAAATGAAGCAAAGATGAATGCAGTTGTGAGGAGGCATGAGGTGCTGGTTTTGCAAATCCTTCATGACATTAAAGCTAGAGTTCTAGCTCTTAATACTGCCCCTCTCCTTCCCAGAGATTATACATGGTtacaaaacttgtaa